GACGAAGTACGGCAGCAAGATCGAGTTCTTCCGAAGAGATCCCCACGTCTCCGTAGAGGTGGAGCGGTACGCCCCGGACCTCTCCAGCTATCGGTTCGTCACCTTGCGGGGCCGCCTTGCCGAGGTCTCTGACCTCCAGGAGAAGAGGCGCGTCCGGGAGGGGTTCGTCGATCTGATCCGGAGAAAGGACCTCTCTTTAAACGTCCTCCTCGCCCTCGGCCACTCCCCCGAGGACCCCCTAGATTCGATCCTCGAGGAGGAGAGGTCCCTCATCTGGAAGCTCGCCGATGTCGAGAAGGTCGTGGGGCTGAAGGGCGGGGACGGGATCTGACCCTACCCCGAGTCCTCGAAGATCTGGGAGCGTATACCTCACCTCTCTAAATCCTCCCCTTTTTATTCCCAGGAGCCCTCCGCCTAAGCCAAGAAATCTTTATATATAAGTTGGCCGGAAGTCCCATTCTGGTAAACCCTCCCTCCCCGGGGCGGGTCCCGCCCTGGGGGAGATGATCTGGAGACTTATGGTGGATTTTATGAACCTCAGACAGCCAAACGCCAACGAAGCGATCGGGACCTTCAACCGGTCGAGGAACGTCGCCCCCATGTCCGGGATCTGCACCCGATGTGTCGACGGCTGCAGGGGCGGCTGTGACATCTGGTTATCCTCCTTCCGAGGCCGGGAGGTCCTCTACCCCGGCCCCTTCGGCGAGGTGACCGCCGGGGCTGACAAGGACTATCCCATCGACTACTCTCACATAAACATCCAGGGGTACGCCGTCGGCGCCCGGGGCCTCCCCCCCGGGATCGAGGGGAACCCCGACACCGCCGTCTTCAACGAGGTCGATACCGAGACCGAGTACGGCTGGGATAGAAAGGTGAAGATGAAGGTCCCCATATTCACCGGAGCCCTCGGCTCCACCGACATCGCCGGGGCGAACTGGGAGCACTTCGCCATCGGTGCCGCCATATCGGGGATCACCCTCGTCTGCGGCGAGAACGTCTGCGGCGTCGATCCGGAGCTCGTCCTCGACGGCAGGGGGAAGGTCTCCCGGTCTCCGGAGATGGACCGGAGGATCGAGACCTATAAGCGGTTTCACGAGGGGTACGGCGAGATCCTCGTCCAGATGAACGTCGAGGACACCCGCCTCGGGACCGCCGAGTACGTCTCGATGAGGCACGAGCTGGACACCCTGGAGCTGAAGTGGGGGCAGGGGGCAAAGTGCATCGGGGGCGAGATCAAGGTCCGGTCCCTGGAGAGGGCCCTGGAGCTGCAGAAGAGGGGCTACATCGTGAGGCCCGACCCCTCCAAGAGGGAGGTCCAGCAGGCCTTCCGGGACGGGGCGATAAAGGAGTTCGAGCGGCACTCCCGCCTCGGCTTCGTCACCAAAGAAAGCTTCCTCGAAGAGGTGGACAGGCTCAGGGACCTGGGCTTCAAGAGGATCACCCTCAAGACCGGGGCCTACTCCATGGCGGAGCTCGCCATGGCCCTCCGGTACGGGTCGGAGGCGAAGATAGACCTCCTCACCATAGACGGCGCCCCCGGAGGGACGGGGATGAGCCCCTGGCCGATGATGAACGAGTGGGGGATCCCCACCTTCTACCTCCAGTCCCTCGCCCGGGAGTTCGCAGAGCGGCTCGGAAAGAGGGGTATGAGGGTCCCCGACCTCGCCATCGCCGGAGGCTTCTCCTCCGAGGACGGGGTCTTCAAGGCGATCGCCATCGGCGCCCCCTACTTCAGGGCGGTCTGCATGGGCAGGGCTCTGATGATCCCGGGGATGGTCGGAAAGAACATCCAGAAGTGGATCGGCTCAGGAGAGCTTCCCAAGTCCGTCTCCAAGTACGGGACGACCGCAAAGCAGCTCTTCGTCACCTACGAGGAGCTGGCCGAGAAGTACGGAAGAGAGGTCGAGGAGATACCCCTGGGGGCGATGGGGATCTACACCTACGCCCAGAGGTTCCAGGTCGGCCTCCAGCAGCTGATGGCCGGGAGCAGGAACTTCAGCCTCAAGAGCATATCGAGAAACGACGTCATGGCCCTCACCGAAGAGGCGGCCCGGGTCAGTGGCATACCCTACGTCATGGACGCCTACCGGGACGTCGCCGAGGAGATCCTCGACGGCTGAGGCGTCCCTATTTGGCGGATGAGGGGATGGGGCCGGGATCGGCTCGACGGCCGAGCCGCCGAAGATCCCCCCCCGCTGCCAAATACAAATTTATTAATAAAGTATTATCTCTTTTATTCTCGTCCCTCCTCCGCCCCGCCATCCAGAATGCTTAAATATTAATTCCCGGCCAGGATGGTCCATTTAGTCATAAATAAATGTTACTCATAAGATTTAACTATGGGTTGCAGACATGGCCTTCCTCCTAACTCGTTGTGATCGATGGTTTGGCGGAAGCCAAGTAGGGTGATATAGGGATGGCAGAACTCAACCCATTTGAGATAGCTAAAGAGCAGCTGGATAACTGTGCAAAAATAATGAATCTGAGTGAGGGCGTCCGCGAGATGTTGAAGCACCCCATGCGGGAGCTTCACGTCTCCATCCCGGTCCGGATGGACGATGGAAGCACCAAGGTCTTCCAGGGGTTCCGGGTCCAGTACAACGACGCCAAGGGGCCGGCTAAGGGCGGCATCAGGTTCCACCCCGATGAGACGATCGACACCGTCAGGGCCCTCGCCGCCTGGATGACCTGGAAGTGCTCCCTCCTCGACCTCCCCCTGGGGGGTGGGAAGGGCGGCGTCATCTGCAACCCCAAGGAGCTCAGCATGACCGAGCTGGAGCGGCTCAGCAGGGGGTACATCGACCGGATCTGGCAGTTCATAGGCCCCGAGAAGGACGTCCCCGCCCCCGACGTCTACACCACCCCCCAGATCATGGCCTGGATGATGGACGAGTACTCGAAGATCACGGGGAAGAACGAGTTCGGCTGCATCACCGGAAAGCCCCTCTGCATAGGCGGCTCCTGCGGCCGAGACGACGCCACGGCCCGGGGCGGCATGTTCACCATCCGGGAGGCGGCAAAAGAGCTGGGGATCGACCTCTCCGGGGCTACAGTCGCCATCCAGGGGTACGGGAACGCCGGATGCCATGCCTCCTTCCTCTGCCGGGAGCTCTTCGGCTCCAGGGTGGTGGCGATCAGCGACTCCAAGGGCGGGATCTACAACAAGGACGGCCTCGACCTGGAGCTCGCCTGCAGCGTCAAGAAAGAGACCTGCACCGTCGTCAATTCCCCGAGGAAGACGACGGTCAAGATCACCAACGAGGAGCTCCTGGAGCTCGACGTCGACATCCTGATCGTCGCCGCCCTCGAGAACGTCATCACCAAGGAGAACGCCCCCAGGATTAAGGCGAAGATCGTCGCGGAGCTCGCCAACGGCCCCACCACTCCCGAGGCGGACGAGATCCTCTACAAGAAGGGGGTCCACGTCATCCCCGACTTCCTCTGCAACGCTGGCGGCGTCACCGTCTCCTACTTCGAGATGGTCCAGAACATCGACAGGTACTGCTGGGACGTCGAAGAGGTCCGAAAGAGGCTCGACGCCAGGATGACCCGGGCCTACCACTCCGTCCTCGAGACCTCAAAGGATTACAACATAAACATGCGCCAGGCAGCCTACGTCGTCGCCGTCGGCCGCGTCGTCGAGGCGATGAAGATCCGGGGCTGGATCGGGACCGACTGACCATCTCTCTTCTCAACAGCCAGAGGGGAAAAAACGGGACGGCTCGGAAGATGGTCGCCGGGGAGGGTCCGATCCTCCCAATTTCTCTTCTTTTTTCCGTCTCGCTTCGCCACCTTCGCGCCGGACAGGCTGGAGGAATGGGCGTTCCTGATGGGGATAATATATCATTTTCCCCTCAAGTTCCGCCGCCGGGGTCGAATTTTTCCATCAGACGGAGAACTGATATATTGATGGAACGACCACGCCTAATAATTGTTAAAGTTCGTGACGGAGGAACGTAAGATGAAACTGAACCTTACCGCCGAGATATGGGAGGGGGACCGGTCTTACATCTCAAAATGCCCGGAGCTGGGGATCTCAAGCATAGGCGCCACCCCCGAGGAGGCCCTCGGCCGGCTGGAGGAGGCGGCCTGGTTCTACCTCGAGGATGCCGAGAGCCGGGGGGTCCTCGGCGACGTGGAGTCGGCTGCGATCTCCCCCCACAAGTTCGCCACGAGGATAGAGCTGGTAAGATGAGAGTTCTGACCAGAAAGATCTCGGCTCTATTTACATTATGAGACGGCCTAGCTGGAGCAGGCAGCCTTCTTCTTATTCTTCTCCTCGGACCTCCCCAGGGTGGGGTTCAGAGCCTGGGGCGCCAGCTCCACCAGCCTGTGCCAGTTATCCCTCTCCCAGAGCATGTGAGACCGGTCCTCCTCGGGGATGAACTGGCGGAGCCGGAGGGCGAGGGTCTCCCAGTTGACCTGGTGGCCGTCGAAGTCCGGGCCGTCGACGCAGGCGAACTTCGTCTCTCCCCCCACCTCGACCCGGCAGGCGCCGCACATCCCGGTCCCGTCCACCATCAGGGGGGTGAGGCTGACGATCGTCTTGACCCCGAAGGGCTCGCTCGCCCTCGCCGCCTCCATCATCATGAAGGGGCATCCGTGGACGAAGATCCGTTCGATCTTCTCCTCCGCAAGCCTCCGCTTGATGAAGTCGTTCGTCCATCCGGCATCGCCACAGCTTCCGTCCCCCGCCAGGATAACGACCTCGTCGC
The sequence above is drawn from the Methanothrix harundinacea 6Ac genome and encodes:
- a CDS encoding sulfide/dihydroorotate dehydrogenase-like FAD/NAD-binding protein, whose protein sequence is MYQIVEKEALVPNIIYLKIRAPKVAKAARPGQFVIIRVDETGERVPMGLAGWDAEEGTIEIVFYVLGTSTMKLGTLRVGDSVLNLAGPLGTPTEVGNFGTVICACGCFGIGPTMPLIKALKEAGNRVITAVEGRSREFIFWEDRLREASDEVVILAGDGSCGDAGWTNDFIKRRLAEEKIERIFVHGCPFMMMEAARASEPFGVKTIVSLTPLMVDGTGMCGACRVEVGGETKFACVDGPDFDGHQVNWETLALRLRQFIPEEDRSHMLWERDNWHRLVELAPQALNPTLGRSEEKNKKKAACSS
- a CDS encoding Glu/Leu/Phe/Val family dehydrogenase — translated: MAELNPFEIAKEQLDNCAKIMNLSEGVREMLKHPMRELHVSIPVRMDDGSTKVFQGFRVQYNDAKGPAKGGIRFHPDETIDTVRALAAWMTWKCSLLDLPLGGGKGGVICNPKELSMTELERLSRGYIDRIWQFIGPEKDVPAPDVYTTPQIMAWMMDEYSKITGKNEFGCITGKPLCIGGSCGRDDATARGGMFTIREAAKELGIDLSGATVAIQGYGNAGCHASFLCRELFGSRVVAISDSKGGIYNKDGLDLELACSVKKETCTVVNSPRKTTVKITNEELLELDVDILIVAALENVITKENAPRIKAKIVAELANGPTTPEADEILYKKGVHVIPDFLCNAGGVTVSYFEMVQNIDRYCWDVEEVRKRLDARMTRAYHSVLETSKDYNINMRQAAYVVAVGRVVEAMKIRGWIGTD
- a CDS encoding type II toxin-antitoxin system HicB family antitoxin: MKLNLTAEIWEGDRSYISKCPELGISSIGATPEEALGRLEEAAWFYLEDAESRGVLGDVESAAISPHKFATRIELVR
- a CDS encoding pyridoxamine 5'-phosphate oxidase family protein, yielding MDVVKIPRMDKGERDRLIEEEHLCRIAFRGDRYPHIAPFVYFFDGRFMYFLSTKYGSKIEFFRRDPHVSVEVERYAPDLSSYRFVTLRGRLAEVSDLQEKRRVREGFVDLIRRKDLSLNVLLALGHSPEDPLDSILEEERSLIWKLADVEKVVGLKGGDGI
- a CDS encoding FMN-binding glutamate synthase family protein yields the protein MNLRQPNANEAIGTFNRSRNVAPMSGICTRCVDGCRGGCDIWLSSFRGREVLYPGPFGEVTAGADKDYPIDYSHINIQGYAVGARGLPPGIEGNPDTAVFNEVDTETEYGWDRKVKMKVPIFTGALGSTDIAGANWEHFAIGAAISGITLVCGENVCGVDPELVLDGRGKVSRSPEMDRRIETYKRFHEGYGEILVQMNVEDTRLGTAEYVSMRHELDTLELKWGQGAKCIGGEIKVRSLERALELQKRGYIVRPDPSKREVQQAFRDGAIKEFERHSRLGFVTKESFLEEVDRLRDLGFKRITLKTGAYSMAELAMALRYGSEAKIDLLTIDGAPGGTGMSPWPMMNEWGIPTFYLQSLAREFAERLGKRGMRVPDLAIAGGFSSEDGVFKAIAIGAPYFRAVCMGRALMIPGMVGKNIQKWIGSGELPKSVSKYGTTAKQLFVTYEELAEKYGREVEEIPLGAMGIYTYAQRFQVGLQQLMAGSRNFSLKSISRNDVMALTEEAARVSGIPYVMDAYRDVAEEILDG